The Snodgrassella alvi wkB2 genome window below encodes:
- a CDS encoding NAD(P)H-dependent oxidoreductase, which yields MKRTLVIVAHPHLASSSVNRCWVNRLNQYHEQVTIHDLYSYYPSYKIDSGFEQNLIENHQNLVIQFPIYWFNCPPLLKQWLDDVFTYGWAFGALGDKLKSKKIGLAVSAGIKKADYSQTGHYKYTLEQILSPFELTINYVKADYQPVFAIYGANNEPDYPDKITQKDIDKSADDYVNWMKKLGMLI from the coding sequence ATGAAACGCACTTTAGTGATTGTTGCTCATCCTCACTTAGCCTCTTCAAGTGTTAACCGATGCTGGGTTAATAGATTAAATCAGTATCATGAACAAGTAACCATACATGATTTATATTCTTACTATCCCTCTTATAAAATAGACTCTGGTTTCGAACAAAACTTAATTGAAAATCATCAAAATTTGGTAATTCAATTTCCGATATATTGGTTTAATTGTCCACCATTATTAAAACAATGGTTAGATGACGTTTTCACTTACGGATGGGCATTTGGTGCCTTAGGCGATAAATTAAAAAGTAAGAAAATTGGTTTAGCTGTTTCGGCAGGTATAAAGAAAGCGGACTATTCTCAAACAGGACATTATAAATATACACTTGAGCAAATTCTCAGCCCCTTTGAATTAACAATAAATTACGTTAAGGCTGATTATCAGCCCGTTTTTGCAATTTATGGCGCAAATAATGAGCCAGACTATCCCGATAAAATTACACAAAAAGATATAGATAAAAGTGCAGATGATTATGTGAACTGGATGAAAAAATTAGGAATGCTAATTTAA
- the uvrB gene encoding excinuclease ABC subunit UvrB, which translates to MDVIQYPGSVFKLHQPFPPAGDQPAAIKGLLEGLEDGLSGQTLLGVTGSGKTFTMANVIAQSGRPAIIMAHNKTLAAQLYAEMREFFPENAVEYFVSYYDYYQPEAYVPSRDLFIEKDSAINEHIEQMRLSATKSLMQRQDVVIVATVSAIYGIGDPNEYHQMILHLKEGQKIDQRDIIARLVAMQYERGDIDFARGSFRVRGDVIDIFPAESSELALRVSLFDDEVDRMQLFDPISGSLQQRVGRYTVFPSSHYVTPRETVLRACENIKQELGDRIKWFTHEGRLVEAQRIEQRTRFDLEMLYEMGFCKGIENYSRHFSGKPEGEPPPTLMDYLPKNALMFIDESHVTVSQIGGMYKGDASRKQNLVDYGFRLPSARDNRPLKFNEFERVMPQTIFVSATPAKYEEEHAGQVVEQVVRPTGLVDPEIIIRPVATQVDDLLSEINIRRELGERVLVTTLTKRMAEQLTDYYAELGVKVRYLHSDIDTVERVEIIRDLRLGLFDVLVGINLLREGLDIPEVSLVAILDADKEGFLRSHRSLIQTIGRAARNVNGKAILYADKITDSMKAAIDETERRRARQISFNAEHGIVPQQIKKQVRDLIDGVYHDENGSKGRGRSKLKVGEIHNEDDAVKEIAKLEKAMQAAARDLQFEEAAQIRDKIRAIKENLLFGASEA; encoded by the coding sequence ATGGATGTTATTCAGTATCCGGGTAGTGTGTTTAAACTGCACCAGCCATTTCCCCCTGCCGGTGATCAGCCGGCTGCAATCAAAGGATTGCTGGAGGGGCTGGAAGACGGTTTGTCCGGCCAGACTCTGCTCGGCGTTACCGGTTCCGGTAAAACATTCACCATGGCCAATGTGATTGCGCAAAGCGGCCGGCCGGCGATTATCATGGCGCATAACAAAACGCTTGCCGCCCAGTTGTATGCGGAAATGCGCGAGTTTTTTCCGGAAAACGCAGTCGAGTATTTTGTTTCCTATTATGATTACTATCAGCCGGAAGCCTATGTGCCCAGCCGAGACCTGTTCATTGAAAAAGATTCGGCCATTAACGAGCATATCGAGCAGATGCGTCTGAGTGCCACCAAAAGCCTGATGCAGCGTCAGGATGTGGTGATTGTGGCAACCGTATCTGCCATTTATGGTATTGGTGACCCTAATGAATATCACCAGATGATTCTGCACCTGAAAGAAGGGCAGAAAATTGACCAGCGCGATATCATCGCACGTCTGGTAGCCATGCAGTATGAGCGTGGTGATATCGACTTTGCCCGTGGTTCTTTCCGCGTGCGCGGTGATGTGATTGATATTTTTCCCGCGGAAAGCTCTGAGCTGGCTTTGCGTGTCAGCCTGTTTGACGACGAAGTAGACCGCATGCAGCTGTTCGACCCGATATCCGGCAGCCTGCAACAGCGGGTCGGGCGCTATACCGTATTCCCGTCCAGCCACTATGTTACCCCGCGCGAAACCGTATTGCGGGCATGCGAAAACATCAAACAGGAACTGGGCGACCGGATTAAATGGTTTACCCATGAAGGACGACTGGTCGAAGCGCAGCGCATTGAACAGCGCACCCGCTTTGATCTGGAAATGCTCTATGAAATGGGCTTTTGCAAAGGTATTGAAAACTACTCACGCCACTTTTCCGGCAAACCGGAAGGAGAGCCGCCGCCTACATTAATGGATTATCTGCCCAAAAATGCACTGATGTTTATCGATGAGAGCCATGTTACCGTCAGCCAGATTGGCGGTATGTACAAGGGCGATGCTTCACGTAAGCAGAATCTGGTGGATTATGGCTTTCGCCTGCCGTCTGCGCGGGATAACCGGCCGTTAAAATTCAATGAATTTGAGCGGGTGATGCCGCAAACCATATTTGTGTCGGCTACACCGGCGAAATATGAAGAAGAACATGCCGGTCAGGTAGTCGAGCAGGTGGTGCGACCCACCGGTCTGGTGGATCCGGAAATCATTATCCGTCCTGTGGCTACACAGGTAGACGACTTACTCTCGGAAATCAATATCCGCCGCGAGCTGGGCGAGCGCGTGCTGGTCACCACGCTGACCAAACGCATGGCCGAACAGCTTACCGATTACTACGCCGAGCTGGGTGTAAAAGTGCGCTATCTGCACAGTGACATTGATACCGTCGAACGGGTAGAAATCATTCGTGACCTGCGTCTGGGATTGTTTGATGTACTGGTAGGCATTAACCTGCTGCGTGAAGGGCTGGATATTCCCGAAGTTTCACTGGTGGCAATTCTGGATGCGGATAAAGAAGGTTTTCTGCGCAGTCACCGCAGCCTGATTCAGACCATAGGTCGCGCTGCACGCAATGTTAACGGTAAAGCTATACTGTATGCCGATAAAATTACCGATTCCATGAAAGCCGCCATAGACGAAACCGAGCGCCGCCGTGCCCGTCAGATATCCTTTAATGCAGAACACGGTATCGTGCCTCAGCAAATTAAAAAACAGGTACGCGACCTGATAGATGGCGTTTACCACGATGAAAACGGCAGCAAAGGGCGAGGTCGCAGCAAACTCAAAGTCGGAGAAATCCATAACGAAGATGATGCTGTTAAAGAAATCGCCAAACTGGAAAAAGCCATGCAGGCTGCTGCACGTGATTTACAGTTTGAAGAGGCAGCACAGATTCGGGACAAAATCCGTGCGATTAAAGAAAATCTGTTATTTGGTGCCAGCGAAGCTTAA
- a CDS encoding DUF3304 domain-containing protein, producing MTGRKIFTASRLIRLSLLLLSASAITSCGGGFEPFVGVTSGKNKAYAAPVEALVYVYENISGGSINGGCIPGTNGIDDYEVGKKRYGGGATCGAAYLPAKWKPGMTARINWEVLPYPGWKARMLDMPGVNFDESQKSIMRQYYENYSAVIPLPPPPPSAGDDFGKVRNITVHFLACNQLYITYGTVEEGRNTPMHYKLFAKSQKLCTPRPSIKSMADYRRNKAKMDAIKQERANIQQVILPEYIKELEQQGKLPVTAK from the coding sequence ATGACTGGAAGAAAAATATTCACCGCAAGCCGCCTTATCCGGCTGAGTTTATTACTGCTGTCGGCTAGCGCCATTACCTCCTGCGGCGGCGGTTTTGAGCCTTTTGTCGGCGTTACTTCCGGTAAAAACAAAGCTTATGCTGCGCCGGTGGAGGCACTTGTATACGTCTATGAAAATATCTCTGGTGGTTCAATTAATGGTGGTTGTATTCCCGGGACTAATGGTATAGATGATTATGAGGTGGGCAAAAAACGTTACGGGGGTGGCGCTACTTGTGGCGCTGCCTACCTGCCGGCGAAATGGAAGCCGGGTATGACAGCACGTATTAACTGGGAGGTTTTACCTTACCCCGGCTGGAAAGCACGTATGTTAGATATGCCGGGAGTTAATTTTGATGAAAGTCAAAAAAGTATAATGAGGCAATATTATGAAAACTATTCAGCAGTAATCCCATTACCACCTCCACCACCATCTGCCGGTGATGATTTTGGCAAGGTAAGGAATATCACAGTGCATTTTCTGGCCTGTAATCAATTGTATATTACTTATGGTACAGTTGAGGAAGGCAGAAATACGCCCATGCATTATAAGCTTTTTGCGAAAAGCCAGAAACTATGCACTCCGCGTCCATCAATCAAATCCATGGCAGATTACCGGCGCAATAAAGCCAAAATGGATGCAATCAAGCAGGAGCGGGCAAATATCCAGCAGGTAATTCTGCCGGAATATATAAAGGAACTGGAGCAGCAGGGCAAGCTGCCGGTTACTGCTAAATAG
- a CDS encoding lysozyme inhibitor LprI family protein, which produces MAFIVIGMAVSKYYYSSSEAELIKCLEKIFYISQSELNRSQQKFLMHFQIGMKTKSTSVIAKNKLKKSNKEFIKYRDLQGDFAYSLGGGAIGNALNMLKYTYLAELNFQRTKQLDLYWSDCL; this is translated from the coding sequence ATGGCTTTTATAGTGATTGGTATGGCTGTAAGTAAATACTATTACTCCTCTTCAGAAGCAGAATTAATTAAATGTTTAGAAAAAATTTTTTATATCAGTCAATCTGAGTTAAATAGATCGCAGCAGAAATTTTTAATGCATTTTCAAATTGGTATGAAGACAAAGAGTACATCGGTAATTGCAAAAAATAAACTTAAAAAATCTAATAAAGAATTTATTAAATATCGTGATTTACAGGGTGACTTTGCTTATTCGTTAGGGGGTGGAGCAATTGGTAATGCTCTAAATATGTTAAAATACACTTATTTAGCTGAACTAAATTTTCAACGAACAAAACAACTTGATCTTTATTGGTCTGATTGTTTGTAA
- the mqo gene encoding malate dehydrogenase (quinone) translates to MKNTNSDSSADVVLIGAGIMSATLGTFLKGLQPDWQINIYERLAGVATESSDAWNNAGTGHSALCELNYTPELKDGTIEVSKAIKIIEQFELSKQFWASLVDAGMIANPSEFIRSVPHMSLVRGETDVAFLRKRFAALQQYCLFQDMVYTEDKEQISQWVPLMMQGRDNSEPIAVTWSDLGTDVNYGALSRILINNLTSHGCQLHLQHEIIDLKQQNGRWHLKIKDLTNQTCQQVSARFVFIGAGGGSLRLLQKSQIEASKGYGGFPVSGQWLVCKNPEIVRQHNAKVYGKASVGAPPMSVPHLDKRVIDGEDALLFGPFAGFTTKFLKCGSFKDLFQTLNFANICPMLTVGVHNFALEHYLIQQVRLSFTDRMQELRTFYPEARDEDWHLAVAGNRVQVIKKDPQKGGVLQFGTELVKSTDGTLAALLGASPGASTSVSIMLELLEHCFADKVSGEWKQKLHEWIPSYGQKLEQNPELVQRIRDWTIKSLNLHTPQQQTINN, encoded by the coding sequence ATGAAAAACACCAATAGCGATAGCTCAGCAGACGTAGTATTAATCGGCGCCGGCATAATGAGCGCGACACTGGGAACCTTTCTTAAGGGGTTACAGCCAGACTGGCAGATTAATATCTACGAACGTCTCGCTGGAGTGGCTACAGAAAGCTCAGATGCATGGAATAATGCCGGTACCGGTCATTCAGCCCTATGCGAACTCAACTACACCCCTGAGCTGAAAGACGGCACAATCGAAGTATCCAAAGCAATTAAAATTATCGAACAGTTTGAATTGTCCAAACAATTCTGGGCATCACTTGTCGATGCCGGCATGATTGCCAATCCCAGTGAATTTATCCGCAGTGTGCCGCATATGAGCCTTGTACGCGGTGAAACTGATGTTGCTTTTCTGCGTAAACGTTTTGCCGCCTTGCAGCAATACTGCCTGTTTCAGGATATGGTTTATACCGAAGATAAAGAGCAGATTAGCCAGTGGGTGCCGCTCATGATGCAGGGGCGGGATAACAGCGAGCCGATAGCCGTTACCTGGTCGGATCTGGGTACCGATGTCAATTACGGCGCCTTAAGCCGCATCCTGATTAACAACCTCACCAGTCACGGCTGTCAACTGCATCTGCAGCACGAAATTATCGACTTGAAACAGCAGAATGGCCGCTGGCACCTGAAAATCAAAGATTTAACTAATCAAACCTGTCAACAAGTATCTGCCCGCTTTGTATTTATTGGCGCAGGTGGCGGCTCCCTCAGACTGCTGCAGAAGAGCCAGATTGAGGCCAGCAAAGGCTACGGCGGCTTTCCCGTATCCGGTCAGTGGCTGGTATGTAAAAATCCCGAAATTGTCAGACAGCATAATGCCAAAGTATATGGCAAAGCATCAGTCGGCGCCCCGCCGATGAGTGTGCCGCATCTTGATAAACGGGTTATCGATGGCGAAGATGCATTGCTTTTTGGTCCTTTTGCCGGCTTTACCACCAAATTTCTCAAATGCGGCTCATTTAAAGATCTGTTCCAGACCCTGAATTTTGCCAATATTTGCCCCATGCTCACCGTCGGCGTACATAACTTCGCCCTTGAGCATTACCTGATACAGCAGGTACGATTAAGCTTTACCGACCGCATGCAGGAATTACGTACCTTTTATCCCGAAGCCCGCGATGAAGACTGGCATCTGGCCGTTGCCGGCAATCGCGTACAGGTAATCAAAAAAGATCCGCAAAAAGGTGGCGTGCTACAGTTTGGTACTGAGCTGGTAAAATCTACCGATGGTACACTGGCTGCCCTGTTAGGCGCATCTCCGGGTGCTTCTACTTCCGTATCCATTATGCTTGAATTACTCGAACACTGCTTTGCCGATAAAGTCAGCGGCGAATGGAAGCAAAAACTGCATGAATGGATACCGAGCTATGGTCAGAAACTGGAACAAAACCCCGAGCTGGTACAGCGTATTCGCGACTGGACAATTAAATCGCTTAACTTACATACTCCGCAACAACAAACCATAAACAACTGA
- a CDS encoding winged helix-turn-helix transcriptional regulator, translating into MENHHCAEDHFEDSGFNYTLSMIRGKYKIVILYWLNENQPSMRFNELKRSINHISFKTLSNTLKEMEKDKLIFRKEYPQIPPKVEYGLLERGKSLVPILDMLCQWGNNHKNDSLS; encoded by the coding sequence ATGGAAAATCATCATTGTGCCGAAGATCATTTTGAGGATAGTGGATTTAATTACACTCTCTCAATGATTCGAGGTAAGTATAAAATTGTTATTCTTTATTGGTTAAACGAAAATCAACCCTCAATGCGATTCAATGAACTTAAACGAAGCATTAATCATATTTCTTTTAAGACACTGAGTAATACCCTAAAAGAGATGGAAAAAGATAAATTAATTTTTAGAAAAGAATATCCGCAAATTCCACCTAAAGTGGAATATGGGTTATTAGAACGAGGTAAATCTTTAGTTCCTATTTTAGATATGCTTTGCCAATGGGGAAATAATCATAAAAATGACTCATTATCATAA
- a CDS encoding KAP family P-loop NTPase fold protein — translation MGKLSLSKCQPIEIDADNPFKNDALGREENITVLTQFITSFKQSIVLCIDGGWGQGKTTFIKMWQQYLKNQHIPTIYFNAWESDYTDDALIALIGEISLSIEKLKVQDKTEAEKIITRIYEYTANLTKVVLPSITNLSIKAITGGLTSADELSKTLGALGESLVKEQIKKYEESRRTLSKFKEELSKLAKCYADGDKQKPLVIFIDELDRCRPDFAIEVLEKAKHLFNVDNIIFVLATDKTQLGHSIRAVYGQGLDVNGYLRRFIDFDYFLPQSNQPYILYLMNKFSLGKYFQTKDTNVPASEFLVDIVHKYTLSLREQESLCNIFNVVIRTKINIRLKNWTLITFIFLIILKLKFPDIYKNLDNTNISDFLDETIKNIDSHCTSDDNNSNYYLELLEILFLELLRSLPYIYNSNLLEDVIEQNAKKFNFDENKIERLIDIAFEYEYGKLKINLQMLLNIKKAIEISNSFKIN, via the coding sequence ATGGGTAAACTTAGTCTGAGCAAATGCCAGCCAATCGAAATTGATGCCGACAATCCGTTTAAAAACGATGCACTGGGCAGAGAGGAAAATATCACCGTTCTGACTCAATTTATTACCAGCTTTAAACAGTCTATTGTACTGTGTATTGATGGTGGCTGGGGACAGGGTAAAACCACCTTTATCAAAATGTGGCAACAGTATCTGAAGAATCAGCATATTCCTACAATTTATTTCAATGCATGGGAAAGTGATTATACTGACGATGCTTTGATTGCGCTGATTGGGGAAATTAGTTTATCTATAGAAAAATTAAAAGTTCAGGATAAAACTGAGGCCGAAAAAATAATTACCCGTATCTATGAATATACAGCCAATCTTACTAAAGTTGTTTTACCTTCTATTACTAATCTAAGTATTAAAGCTATTACAGGTGGTTTAACCAGTGCTGATGAATTATCTAAAACCTTAGGTGCATTGGGGGAATCCCTGGTGAAAGAACAGATTAAAAAATACGAAGAATCCCGGAGAACTTTAAGCAAATTTAAAGAAGAATTAAGTAAACTGGCAAAATGCTATGCCGATGGCGATAAACAAAAGCCGTTGGTAATTTTTATAGATGAACTGGATCGCTGCCGTCCTGATTTTGCAATTGAGGTACTGGAAAAAGCCAAGCATTTGTTTAATGTCGATAATATTATTTTTGTACTGGCGACGGATAAAACTCAGCTTGGTCATTCTATCAGGGCTGTGTACGGTCAAGGGCTGGATGTTAACGGCTATTTGCGCCGGTTTATTGATTTTGATTATTTTCTACCACAATCAAATCAACCATATATACTTTATTTAATGAATAAATTTTCACTTGGAAAGTATTTTCAAACAAAAGACACAAACGTACCGGCTAGTGAATTTTTAGTAGACATTGTTCACAAATACACATTAAGCTTAAGAGAACAAGAATCTCTTTGTAATATTTTCAATGTTGTTATTAGAACGAAAATTAATATTCGTTTAAAAAATTGGACACTTATTACATTTATCTTTTTAATTATATTAAAATTAAAATTTCCGGATATTTATAAAAATTTGGATAATACAAATATTAGTGATTTTCTTGATGAAACAATAAAAAATATTGATTCACATTGTACTTCAGATGATAATAATTCTAATTATTACTTAGAATTATTAGAAATTTTATTTTTAGAACTTTTAAGATCATTACCATATATTTATAATTCAAATTTATTAGAAGATGTAATTGAGCAAAATGCAAAAAAATTTAATTTTGATGAAAATAAAATAGAAAGACTAATTGACATTGCATTTGAATATGAATACGGAAAACTTAAAATAAATTTACAAATGCTGTTAAACATAAAAAAAGCCATTGAAATTTCTAATTCATTTAAAATTAATTAA
- a CDS encoding MFS transporter, producing MFKWYRAVSANERKTFWACFSGWALDALETQMFGLVIPSLLVYFAISKGEAGLFSSATLVTSALGGWFAGALSDRYGRVKTLQIMIIWFAIFTFLAAFVTEYHWLLALKALQGFGIGGEWAAGAVLMAETISSQYRGKVMATVQSAWAVGWGLAVILFSVVFSLAPETFAWRIMFAVGLLPALLIFYVRRHVQEPVKQASVVSKNENSMPITEALFGIFSPSLIRTTLLGGLLGLGAHGGYHAIMSWLPTYLKAERHLSVLNSSAYLAVIIVAFWCGCMASSVLIDKIGRRFNVACFAICCVITVRIYLFVPLTNTQMLFLGFPLGFFAAGIPSSLGALFNELYPQKYRGAGVGFCYNFGRILSSVFPFLVGHMSASMSLGSAIGIDASWAYSIVVISVLLLPETKGRDLSEIDQDGQISDK from the coding sequence ATGTTTAAGTGGTACCGGGCAGTTTCAGCAAATGAAAGAAAAACCTTTTGGGCATGCTTTAGTGGCTGGGCACTCGATGCTCTGGAAACACAGATGTTTGGTTTGGTGATTCCGTCACTGCTTGTATATTTTGCTATCAGTAAAGGGGAGGCTGGCTTATTCAGTAGTGCCACACTTGTCACTTCAGCACTGGGTGGCTGGTTTGCAGGAGCTCTTTCAGACCGGTACGGACGCGTTAAAACATTGCAAATTATGATTATATGGTTTGCAATTTTTACATTTCTGGCGGCATTTGTTACCGAATATCACTGGTTGCTGGCGCTGAAAGCTTTACAGGGATTTGGTATTGGCGGTGAATGGGCAGCCGGAGCTGTACTGATGGCAGAAACCATTTCCAGCCAGTATCGCGGCAAAGTGATGGCAACAGTACAAAGTGCATGGGCTGTGGGGTGGGGACTGGCCGTTATACTGTTTTCCGTTGTATTCAGTCTGGCTCCGGAAACTTTCGCCTGGCGCATCATGTTTGCAGTTGGTTTATTGCCGGCACTACTGATTTTCTATGTACGCCGGCATGTACAGGAGCCGGTAAAACAAGCTAGTGTAGTTTCGAAAAACGAAAACAGCATGCCTATTACCGAAGCACTGTTCGGCATCTTTTCTCCTTCACTGATTCGTACTACTTTACTAGGCGGTTTGCTGGGTTTGGGTGCTCATGGCGGTTATCATGCAATCATGTCGTGGCTGCCTACGTATCTGAAAGCAGAACGTCACCTTTCTGTGCTCAATTCCAGTGCTTATCTGGCAGTAATCATCGTTGCCTTCTGGTGTGGCTGTATGGCCAGCTCAGTTTTAATCGACAAAATCGGCAGGCGTTTTAATGTTGCCTGTTTTGCTATCTGCTGTGTAATTACAGTACGTATTTATCTGTTTGTCCCCTTAACCAATACCCAGATGCTGTTTCTGGGTTTTCCGCTGGGATTTTTTGCTGCCGGTATTCCTTCCAGTCTGGGCGCATTATTTAATGAATTGTATCCGCAGAAGTACAGAGGTGCCGGAGTGGGCTTCTGTTATAACTTCGGCCGTATTCTTTCTTCTGTATTTCCATTTCTGGTCGGGCATATGAGCGCTTCAATGTCGCTGGGTTCAGCCATCGGTATAGATGCCAGCTGGGCTTATTCAATCGTGGTCATTAGCGTATTGCTGTTACCGGAAACCAAAGGGCGCGACTTAAGCGAAATTGATCAGGACGGTCAGATATCTGACAAATAG
- a CDS encoding amidohydrolase family protein, which yields MNQESVGIIDSHAHVFMLDLPMAAGRRYTPAQNAPLVDYLAHLDAHGCTHGVLIQPSFLGYDNSFMLQAIAQTKPRLRGVACVEPSVTMPELEALNKGGIVGIRLNIIDGVQPDLQTDSWQNLLDKVKELNWHVEVHCRSNKLSDMIATLLKQDVKVVIDHFGRPSDCQPARDYGFQQLLEWGRSGMIWCKLSGAYRISAAAAEGHKFFASAIPLLVENLGSHRLMWGSDWPHTQFEQQITPDYLSTQLNMLLQDKQLTHNILWDTPAKLFRFI from the coding sequence ATGAATCAGGAGTCGGTAGGTATTATAGACAGCCACGCCCATGTTTTTATGCTGGATTTACCGATGGCGGCCGGCCGTCGCTATACACCGGCACAAAATGCGCCGCTCGTTGATTATCTGGCACATCTGGATGCTCATGGCTGTACACATGGCGTATTGATTCAGCCCAGTTTTCTGGGTTATGACAACAGCTTTATGCTCCAGGCTATTGCACAGACTAAACCCCGTCTCAGAGGCGTTGCCTGTGTTGAGCCCTCTGTCACAATGCCTGAACTTGAAGCACTAAATAAAGGCGGTATTGTCGGTATACGCCTGAATATTATTGATGGTGTCCAGCCGGATTTACAAACCGATTCATGGCAAAATCTGCTTGATAAAGTGAAAGAGCTTAACTGGCATGTAGAAGTACATTGCCGCAGTAATAAACTCAGTGACATGATTGCAACACTGCTCAAACAAGATGTGAAAGTGGTGATTGATCATTTCGGCCGGCCTTCGGATTGTCAGCCTGCCCGCGATTATGGTTTTCAGCAGTTGCTCGAGTGGGGGCGTAGCGGAATGATATGGTGCAAACTGTCGGGAGCATACCGGATTAGTGCTGCCGCAGCAGAAGGTCACAAATTCTTTGCTTCTGCTATCCCTTTATTAGTAGAAAATCTGGGCAGCCATCGGCTGATGTGGGGAAGCGACTGGCCGCATACCCAATTTGAACAGCAGATTACCCCTGATTATCTGTCTACGCAGCTGAATATGCTGTTGCAGGATAAACAGCTGACACACAATATACTCTGGGATACACCAGCAAAGCTATTCAGATTTATCTAA
- the rnz gene encoding ribonuclease Z, whose protein sequence is MKLTFLGTSSGSPTAERNVSSIMLDLRQERGRLWLFDCGEATQMQMQKAKFSLAKLEMIFITHLHGDHLFGLPGVLTTRSLTQNQSELTLIGPKGIKQFIQTVIDISYSWITYPLNIIELDQDGLVFEDTKLRVEAKLLAHRVPCFGYRVIEKDSSPVLDIDKLQQDNINPGPHYAYLKEGKTVTLADGRVIDGRNYLGDFKQGKKLAILGDTVPCDASIELAKDVDVLVHEATHESALGQKAIEHGHSTTVHAATIAKQANVKRLIITHISPRYSLNDNAKLVNEAKSIFIHTEIATDFATFQV, encoded by the coding sequence ATGAAACTCACTTTTTTAGGAACAAGCTCAGGTTCACCAACCGCCGAGCGCAATGTAAGTAGTATTATGCTCGATCTCCGACAAGAAAGAGGGCGATTATGGCTTTTTGATTGTGGTGAGGCAACTCAAATGCAAATGCAGAAAGCAAAATTCAGCTTAGCCAAATTAGAGATGATATTTATAACACATTTGCATGGTGATCATCTGTTTGGTTTACCAGGTGTTTTAACTACACGTTCATTAACTCAAAATCAATCGGAACTAACTTTGATTGGCCCTAAAGGTATCAAACAATTTATTCAAACTGTGATTGATATTAGTTATTCCTGGATAACTTATCCTTTAAACATTATTGAACTTGATCAAGATGGTTTGGTATTTGAAGATACTAAATTGCGGGTTGAAGCCAAATTATTAGCGCATCGGGTACCTTGTTTTGGTTATCGTGTTATTGAAAAGGATTCATCACCTGTCTTAGATATCGACAAATTACAGCAAGATAATATTAATCCTGGTCCACATTATGCCTATTTAAAAGAAGGTAAAACAGTAACACTAGCTGATGGCCGTGTCATTGATGGTCGTAATTATCTTGGTGATTTTAAACAAGGGAAAAAACTGGCTATTTTAGGTGATACAGTACCTTGTGATGCTTCAATTGAATTAGCTAAAGATGTTGACGTACTTGTGCATGAAGCAACGCATGAAAGTGCATTAGGACAAAAAGCAATTGAGCATGGTCATTCTACCACTGTTCATGCAGCCACGATTGCTAAACAAGCCAATGTTAAAAGATTGATTATAACGCATATAAGCCCCCGATATTCTCTCAATGACAATGCTAAATTAGTTAATGAGGCTAAGAGCATTTTTATCCATACTGAAATCGCAACTGATTTTGCTACGTTCCAAGTATAG